In Sphingobacterium sp. PCS056, the following proteins share a genomic window:
- a CDS encoding SelT/SelW/SelH family protein: protein MNTQKPTISIEYCPKCNWMLRAAYMAQELLSTFTEDIHGILLIPSETAGKYTISIDLLPLFDRKDRGRFPEVKELKQLIRDHINPDKDLGHSERK from the coding sequence ATGAACACACAAAAACCAACCATTTCAATTGAGTACTGTCCAAAATGCAACTGGATGTTGCGGGCGGCTTATATGGCACAGGAGCTGTTAAGCACTTTTACAGAAGATATTCATGGGATCTTATTAATTCCAAGTGAAACTGCTGGAAAATATACCATATCAATTGATCTGCTCCCTTTATTTGACCGTAAAGATAGGGGTAGATTTCCGGAAGTTAAGGAATTGAAACAATTAATAAGGGACCACATTAACCCCGATAAGGATTTGGGGCACTCGGAAAGAAAATAA
- the ygiD gene encoding 4,5-DOPA dioxygenase extradiol, which yields MNRKKFITAMAALPLTGAALKVSSLRELSQNFEATEKFPVLFLGHGSPMNAIEENEFVDGFRNIGKTFEKPTAILVISAHWETRGTFVTAMENPPTIHDFGGFPQALFDVQYPAPGSPALAQETKRIITKTDVLLDNKWGLDHGAWSVVKHLYPDAAVPVIQMSIDYTQPASYHYELAKELASLRQKGVLIIGSGNMVHNLRMVAWDKLNESGFAWDWALEAKEKMKQYIMEGNHHALIDFRNQGKAFDLAIPTPEHYLPLIYSLALKDKQDDLFLFNDSSVGGSLAMTSLKIG from the coding sequence ATGAATAGAAAAAAATTTATAACCGCTATGGCTGCATTACCACTAACAGGAGCTGCTTTAAAAGTAAGTTCCTTAAGAGAATTATCTCAAAACTTTGAGGCAACAGAAAAATTTCCAGTTTTGTTCTTAGGTCATGGAAGTCCAATGAATGCGATTGAAGAAAATGAGTTTGTCGATGGCTTTCGAAACATCGGGAAGACATTTGAAAAACCAACTGCCATTCTTGTTATTTCAGCACATTGGGAAACCCGGGGCACATTTGTCACCGCTATGGAAAACCCTCCTACTATTCATGATTTTGGTGGATTTCCACAGGCATTATTCGACGTGCAGTACCCTGCTCCGGGAAGTCCAGCTTTAGCTCAGGAGACCAAAAGGATTATTACCAAAACAGATGTGCTGCTCGATAACAAATGGGGCCTCGATCACGGAGCTTGGTCAGTGGTCAAACATCTATACCCCGATGCAGCTGTTCCGGTTATTCAAATGAGTATCGACTATACACAACCTGCATCATATCATTACGAACTTGCAAAAGAATTAGCTTCTTTGCGTCAAAAAGGAGTTTTAATAATCGGCAGCGGAAATATGGTCCATAATCTACGAATGGTCGCGTGGGATAAGTTAAACGAATCTGGTTTTGCCTGGGATTGGGCACTAGAAGCAAAGGAAAAAATGAAACAATATATCATGGAGGGCAATCACCATGCGTTAATTGACTTTAGAAATCAAGGAAAAGCATTTGATCTTGCCATTCCAACTCCAGAACATTATCTACCCTTGATTTACAGCCTAGCTTTAAAGGATAAACAAGACGATCTGTTCTTGTTTAATGACAGCTCTGTTGGAGGATCTCTGGCTATGACTTCCTTAAAAATTGGCTAA
- a CDS encoding AraC family transcriptional regulator, translated as MKEIFKIYQVDEAEANRIAHSENNIHQHDFEELIIGLEGKLEHFIDFKSEIYEAPFISFVTKGKTHRVKPHLTEGKCLFWVLRFKSEFIPETTFQLYNHFHDHATFSITYSTCFQRLTHIAQMIADEMQEGQSDLGIVRQLLSTLFTMIESEYRKQYPEGLPTLSNSSTTFKNFLTILEENYHRPESVNFYAEKLFMSARGLNLICHQILQQSVSEIIETRKLIEAKNLLMNTDKTISEIGFELGYTDKAYFTNVFKKKSSQTPSEFRTDMKSIISK; from the coding sequence TTGAAGGAGATTTTCAAAATATACCAAGTTGATGAAGCAGAAGCAAACCGCATCGCTCATAGTGAGAATAACATTCATCAGCATGATTTCGAAGAACTCATTATTGGCCTTGAAGGAAAATTAGAACATTTTATTGATTTCAAATCTGAAATTTATGAAGCACCATTTATCAGTTTCGTAACCAAAGGAAAGACACATCGTGTGAAGCCCCACCTGACAGAGGGCAAATGTTTATTTTGGGTTTTAAGATTCAAAAGTGAATTTATTCCCGAAACCACTTTTCAACTTTATAATCATTTCCACGACCATGCTACTTTTAGCATCACATATTCAACTTGTTTTCAAAGGTTAACCCATATTGCTCAAATGATTGCCGACGAGATGCAGGAAGGACAAAGTGATCTTGGAATTGTTCGGCAACTGTTAAGTACGCTATTTACCATGATCGAGTCTGAATACAGAAAACAATATCCGGAAGGATTACCGACACTTTCCAACTCAAGTACTACTTTTAAAAATTTCCTAACGATTCTAGAAGAAAATTATCATCGTCCCGAATCCGTGAATTTCTATGCAGAAAAACTTTTCATGAGTGCACGCGGACTCAATCTGATCTGTCATCAGATATTACAGCAAAGTGTTTCTGAAATTATTGAAACCAGAAAATTAATTGAAGCTAAAAATTTGCTGATGAATACAGATAAAACCATATCGGAGATTGGTTTTGAATTAGGGTATACCGATAAAGCTTATTTTACAAATGTATTCAAGAAAAAGTCAAGTCAGACACCTAGTGAATTTAGAACGGACATGAAAAGCATTATTTCCAAATAA
- a CDS encoding MIP/aquaporin family protein encodes MNALIAEFIGTAVLILLGGGVVANVVLKDTKGHNAGWMVISTGWALAVFTGVIIAGPYSGAHINPAVTLANLILNKMTLMLGMQYILMQVLGAMFGSFVVWYMYKDHFAQTDDAGAKEAVFCTRPAIFNPKINLISEIVGTFVLIFSILHFTNPTTHQGETFGLGSIGALPVGFIVWAIGLSLGGTTGYAINPARDLGPRIVHALLPIKNKKSFHIAYAWIPVVGPLIGSAIATILYLYITT; translated from the coding sequence ATGAATGCATTAATCGCAGAATTTATAGGTACAGCAGTGCTTATTCTATTGGGAGGTGGAGTCGTCGCAAACGTGGTCTTAAAAGACACAAAAGGACACAATGCCGGCTGGATGGTCATCAGTACAGGTTGGGCTCTAGCCGTATTTACAGGTGTTATCATCGCTGGTCCCTATAGCGGTGCACATATCAACCCAGCGGTCACATTAGCCAATTTGATATTAAATAAGATGACACTGATGCTAGGTATGCAATATATCCTGATGCAGGTGTTAGGTGCTATGTTTGGATCTTTTGTAGTTTGGTATATGTATAAAGATCATTTCGCACAAACCGATGATGCTGGTGCTAAAGAAGCTGTATTCTGCACAAGACCTGCTATTTTTAATCCTAAGATTAATCTGATCAGTGAAATCGTTGGTACTTTTGTATTAATATTTTCAATTTTACATTTTACTAATCCCACTACACACCAAGGTGAAACTTTTGGATTAGGTTCTATAGGAGCATTACCAGTAGGTTTCATCGTTTGGGCAATTGGCCTTTCATTAGGGGGAACTACTGGATATGCCATTAATCCTGCACGTGATCTAGGTCCAAGGATTGTACATGCTTTATTACCCATAAAAAATAAAAAATCCTTCCACATAGCCTATGCCTGGATACCTGTAGTAGGTCCACTTATTGGAAGCGCAATAGCGACTATTCTTTATTTATATATCACAACATAA
- the glpK gene encoding glycerol kinase GlpK: protein MNTSEYILALDQGTTSSRAIVFSKSGKIEAVAQKEFTQIYPESGWVEHDPKEIWSSQLSVFTEVMAKMKITPKNIKGIGITNQRETTIVWDRITGEPIYNAIVWQDRRTADYCKNIEKQGYADLIQSKTGLRIDAYFSASKINWILDNVQGARERANAGELAFGTVDSWIIWNLTNGEVHVTDVSNASRTMLYNIETLDWDTELLTLFDIPERMLPKVASSSEIYGHTSGQILSSKVPIAGIAGDQQAALFGQMCTEKGMVKNTYGTGCFLLMNIGSKPILSKNNLVTTIGWKIGDQVVYALEGSVFIGGAVVQWLRDELGIIKNAQEIEKLAESVHDSNGVYLVPAFSGLGAPHWNPYARGTILGMSRGTNAAHIARAALEGIAFQITDILSAMQSDAQTDIKELRVDGGASSNNFLMQTQANFLNVVTLRPEVVETTALGAAYLAGLAVGFWANIEEISEQWKIDRTFTPIPDQSVKESLKEWKRAVETVKFWANYDVNH from the coding sequence ATGAATACATCTGAATATATTTTGGCACTAGACCAAGGCACTACAAGTTCAAGAGCGATCGTTTTTTCAAAATCTGGAAAAATTGAAGCGGTAGCACAAAAAGAGTTTACACAAATTTATCCTGAATCAGGCTGGGTGGAACATGATCCCAAAGAAATCTGGTCTAGCCAACTCTCTGTATTTACAGAAGTCATGGCCAAGATGAAAATAACGCCGAAGAATATCAAAGGAATAGGAATTACCAACCAAAGAGAAACTACTATTGTTTGGGACAGAATAACAGGCGAACCCATCTATAATGCGATAGTCTGGCAAGACAGAAGGACTGCTGATTATTGTAAAAATATCGAAAAGCAAGGGTATGCAGATCTTATACAGAGTAAAACCGGCCTTCGAATAGATGCGTATTTCTCAGCATCGAAAATCAATTGGATTCTCGACAATGTTCAAGGAGCAAGAGAAAGGGCAAATGCAGGAGAACTCGCTTTTGGAACAGTTGATAGTTGGATTATTTGGAATTTAACAAACGGCGAAGTTCACGTTACGGATGTGTCCAATGCCTCGAGAACCATGCTATACAATATCGAAACCTTAGACTGGGATACCGAGCTTTTGACCCTATTCGATATTCCCGAACGCATGCTTCCAAAAGTGGCATCATCATCTGAAATTTATGGCCATACTTCAGGACAGATTCTCTCCAGCAAAGTGCCAATAGCTGGAATTGCAGGAGATCAGCAAGCGGCTCTTTTTGGACAAATGTGCACCGAAAAGGGGATGGTAAAAAACACCTACGGAACAGGCTGCTTCCTGTTGATGAATATAGGCTCCAAACCCATTCTGTCCAAAAATAATTTGGTAACCACCATTGGCTGGAAAATCGGTGATCAAGTGGTATATGCACTAGAGGGCAGTGTGTTTATAGGTGGAGCAGTAGTCCAGTGGTTGAGGGACGAATTAGGCATCATTAAAAATGCTCAAGAAATTGAAAAATTGGCAGAAAGTGTACACGATAGTAATGGCGTGTATCTCGTACCAGCTTTCTCCGGATTAGGAGCACCACATTGGAATCCGTATGCAAGGGGTACGATTTTAGGGATGTCTAGAGGAACAAATGCGGCACATATTGCTCGTGCTGCACTGGAAGGAATAGCCTTTCAGATTACAGATATATTAAGTGCTATGCAATCCGACGCACAAACGGATATCAAGGAACTCCGGGTAGATGGTGGCGCGAGTTCCAATAACTTTTTAATGCAGACCCAAGCTAATTTTTTAAATGTGGTTACCTTACGCCCAGAAGTCGTTGAGACAACCGCATTAGGAGCAGCATATCTAGCAGGTTTAGCCGTAGGATTTTGGGCAAATATTGAGGAAATATCGGAACAATGGAAAATAGATAGGACCTTTACGCCAATACCCGATCAATCTGTTAAAGAATCGCTTAAAGAATGGAAACGAGCTGTAGAAACAGTGAAATTTTGGGCCAATTATGATGTTAACCATTAA
- a CDS encoding glycerol-3-phosphate dehydrogenase/oxidase — MINFNRNTSLTAVKSTSEWDIVIIGGGATGLGIAVDAASRGFKTLLLEKYDFAKATSSRSTKLVHGGVRYLANGDIKLVYSALHERGLIFQNAPHLARIQSFIIPCYSFFSKWKFLIGLKMYDWMAGKYRIGNSKFLSNAQVVSKLHSVKQQGLQGGIIYYDGQFDDARFAINLAQSAHTLGATILNYCDVNAIHKNGEGLVSGISFTDTESSESFQIKAKTVINATGIFVDDILKMESPNHKNLVRPSQGTHIVIDKKFLGKEDALMIPETTDGRVLFGVPWHDHILLGTTDTPLNVHSIEPRPLEEEIAFILDTAKNYLNPAPQRADILSVFAGLRPLAAPKDSNSTSTKEISRDHKLISSPSGLITITGGKWTTYRKMAEETVNKAIEIGKLRDEPCVTKTLKIHGYHKEQQEGHWQFYGSDAKLIQDLASENPDLAQKIHPRFDHIAAEVVWAVRNEMARGVEDVLARRMRILFLDAKAAIEAAPLVVKIMAKELDRSTAWQDDQLTSFLNLCKQYDYQSQ; from the coding sequence ATGATTAATTTTAATAGAAACACAAGTTTAACAGCGGTAAAAAGCACTTCTGAATGGGATATCGTCATCATCGGAGGTGGAGCTACTGGACTTGGTATTGCTGTAGATGCAGCATCCAGAGGATTCAAAACCCTATTACTGGAAAAATACGATTTTGCCAAGGCAACATCCAGCAGAAGTACCAAGTTGGTTCATGGGGGTGTTCGTTATTTAGCGAACGGCGATATCAAGCTCGTCTATTCAGCTTTACACGAAAGAGGCTTAATTTTTCAAAATGCTCCTCATTTGGCACGAATACAAAGTTTTATCATTCCTTGTTATTCATTCTTTAGTAAATGGAAATTTCTTATCGGCTTAAAGATGTACGATTGGATGGCTGGCAAGTATAGAATTGGAAATTCTAAATTTCTATCCAATGCACAAGTCGTCTCCAAACTTCATTCAGTTAAACAACAAGGTCTTCAAGGAGGTATCATTTACTACGATGGACAATTTGATGATGCGCGATTTGCTATTAATTTAGCACAATCAGCACATACATTAGGAGCTACGATTTTAAATTATTGTGATGTAAACGCTATTCATAAAAATGGAGAAGGACTGGTTTCGGGTATCTCATTTACGGACACGGAGTCCAGTGAAAGTTTTCAAATTAAAGCAAAAACAGTCATCAATGCCACAGGAATTTTTGTAGATGATATCTTAAAAATGGAATCTCCCAACCATAAAAACCTAGTAAGACCTTCGCAGGGAACACATATTGTTATTGATAAAAAGTTCTTGGGCAAAGAAGATGCTCTTATGATTCCTGAGACAACAGACGGTCGCGTATTGTTTGGAGTTCCATGGCACGATCATATTTTGTTAGGAACAACAGATACCCCCTTAAATGTACATAGTATTGAACCAAGACCTTTAGAGGAGGAGATTGCATTTATTCTTGATACCGCTAAAAATTATTTAAATCCTGCACCACAAAGAGCCGATATATTAAGTGTATTTGCAGGATTAAGACCTTTAGCTGCACCCAAAGATTCGAATTCAACTTCGACGAAGGAGATATCGCGAGATCATAAATTAATCAGCAGCCCATCAGGTTTAATCACCATCACCGGTGGAAAATGGACCACCTATCGGAAAATGGCAGAAGAAACGGTAAATAAGGCTATTGAAATTGGAAAATTAAGGGATGAACCATGTGTTACCAAGACATTAAAAATCCATGGTTATCACAAAGAGCAACAAGAAGGTCACTGGCAATTTTATGGATCCGATGCAAAGTTAATCCAAGATTTAGCTTCAGAAAATCCAGATCTAGCTCAAAAAATACATCCAAGATTTGATCACATCGCGGCAGAAGTCGTGTGGGCAGTACGAAATGAAATGGCTAGAGGTGTAGAAGATGTATTGGCGAGGAGGATGCGTATATTATTTCTGGATGCCAAAGCAGCAATAGAAGCAGCTCCCCTTGTCGTGAAAATCATGGCTAAAGAATTAGACCGATCAACTGCATGGCAAGATGATCAATTAACCTCATTTTTAAACCTTTGCAAACAATACGATTACCAATCACAATAA
- a CDS encoding DeoR/GlpR family DNA-binding transcription regulator, which translates to MNLVDRHEYILAQLKKSDHITVMQLCQDLNVSTVTIRKDLKQLEDSNLLFRTHGGATNKNPYIIDRNVFEKEKHYSNEKALISKCAVSYMESHESIIIASGTTMHALADAMDSSMELNVITSSLQVSMKLNQFPAVEVLQLPGILRKSSISISGHYAEQILGDYFCSKLFIGVDGIDITYGLSTTSGQEAKLNKAMIQSAQKVIVLADSSKFGRKSFGRICAIDEIDIIITDQGITPYYKEEIEKLGVKLIIAE; encoded by the coding sequence ATGAATCTTGTAGATAGACATGAATATATCTTAGCGCAGTTGAAAAAGTCTGATCATATAACGGTGATGCAGTTGTGTCAAGATTTAAATGTTTCCACTGTAACCATTCGAAAGGATTTGAAGCAGTTGGAAGATTCTAATTTACTTTTTCGAACACATGGTGGTGCTACCAATAAAAATCCTTATATTATAGACCGTAATGTTTTTGAAAAGGAAAAACATTATTCGAATGAAAAAGCACTCATCAGTAAATGCGCTGTTTCTTATATGGAGTCTCATGAATCTATTATTATTGCTTCGGGGACGACTATGCATGCCCTGGCAGATGCCATGGATTCCAGTATGGAACTGAATGTGATCACATCGTCTTTGCAGGTTAGTATGAAGCTCAATCAATTTCCGGCAGTAGAAGTCTTGCAGTTACCTGGAATTCTTCGGAAAAGCAGTATTTCTATCTCTGGCCATTATGCTGAACAAATCTTGGGGGATTATTTTTGCTCCAAATTGTTTATTGGTGTTGACGGTATCGATATCACGTATGGCTTGTCTACGACTTCTGGTCAGGAGGCCAAGTTGAATAAAGCGATGATTCAATCTGCGCAGAAAGTCATTGTATTGGCAGACTCTTCTAAATTTGGAAGAAAATCTTTTGGAAGGATCTGTGCCATTGATGAAATTGATATCATCATAACAGACCAAGGGATTACACCTTATTATAAAGAAGAGATTGAGAAACTAGGCGTTAAATTAATAATAGCTGAATAG
- the topA gene encoding type I DNA topoisomerase has translation MAKNLLIVESPAKAKTIEGYLGKDFLVKSSYGHIRDLVKTDDAIDTDKDFQQKYEVPSDKKAVVSELKKLAKAAETVWLASDEDREGEAISWHLFETLGLKDESTKRIVFHEITKPAILKAIENPRKIDYNLVNAQQARRVLDRLVGFELSPVLWKKVKPSLSAGRVQSVAVRLIVDREREVIRFNAEASFRIVAFFHTGKVKDSFKAELPHRFATEAEAKQFLDDCKTAEFAVKSLETKPAKRAPAAPFTTSTLQQEASRKLGFSVARTMQVAQRLYEAGRITYMRTDSVNLSDTATEAAEKEIRSAYGDRYHKLRKYKTKTSGAQEAHEAIRPTYFSEHSIEGDAAEKRLYDLIWKRAIASQMSEAEFEKTLAKISISTRKEDLSASGEVMKFDGFLKVYFESTDDDQDQTHDEESDNSLLPPLTTGQAVVLKSMNATERFTRPPARYTEAALVKKLEELGIGRPSTYAPTISTIQNRGYVVKEEREGRSRDYRVLTLENAEISAVTKTEITGAEKGKMFPTDIGIVVNDFLVEHFKGIVDFNFTAKVEKEFDEIAHGLTEWTDMLREFYGPFHSEVQNTLENAERANNERELGVDPVSGKPVSVRIGKFGPLVQIGAQDDEEKPRFASLRKGQMIETITFEDAMELFKLPKKVGVFEEKEMTVAIGRFGPYIRHDSSFYSLPKGIDPLDVTEEECIQIIKEKRQKDIEKIIRVFDENPEAQIEQGRWGPFVRFGKQNLKIPKGMEVEQITYEDVLKWAEADAPKGKAKVTAKKTATAKKAPAKKATTAKKATTTKKAATVKATKAK, from the coding sequence ATGGCTAAAAATTTACTCATAGTAGAGTCTCCAGCGAAAGCGAAAACAATAGAAGGGTATTTAGGGAAGGACTTTTTAGTGAAGTCTAGTTACGGACATATTCGTGATTTGGTGAAGACCGATGATGCTATTGATACAGACAAAGATTTTCAACAAAAGTATGAAGTCCCGAGTGATAAAAAGGCTGTTGTCAGTGAGTTAAAGAAATTAGCTAAAGCTGCAGAAACTGTATGGCTAGCGTCCGATGAGGACCGCGAAGGAGAGGCCATATCTTGGCATTTGTTTGAGACGTTGGGATTAAAGGATGAGAGTACCAAGCGTATTGTATTTCATGAGATCACGAAACCTGCAATTTTAAAAGCCATTGAGAATCCACGCAAAATAGATTATAATTTAGTAAATGCACAACAAGCACGTCGTGTATTGGATCGTTTGGTCGGATTTGAACTTTCTCCTGTATTATGGAAAAAGGTGAAACCTTCATTATCTGCAGGACGTGTTCAATCTGTCGCTGTCCGTCTGATCGTCGATCGTGAGCGTGAGGTGATCAGATTTAATGCTGAGGCATCCTTTCGTATAGTTGCTTTTTTCCATACTGGAAAAGTTAAAGATAGTTTTAAAGCAGAACTACCACATCGCTTTGCAACAGAAGCTGAAGCTAAGCAGTTTTTAGACGATTGTAAGACTGCAGAGTTTGCTGTGAAGAGTTTGGAAACAAAACCTGCGAAACGAGCTCCTGCGGCTCCATTTACGACTTCAACATTACAACAAGAGGCTAGTCGTAAGCTTGGGTTCTCTGTAGCACGCACGATGCAGGTGGCACAACGTTTATATGAGGCTGGACGTATTACCTATATGCGTACCGATTCTGTTAATTTAAGTGATACTGCAACGGAAGCTGCTGAAAAAGAAATTCGATCTGCTTATGGTGATCGCTATCATAAGCTGAGAAAATATAAAACCAAAACTTCTGGTGCTCAAGAGGCCCACGAAGCTATTCGTCCGACTTATTTTTCTGAACATAGTATCGAAGGTGATGCTGCAGAAAAACGTTTATATGATTTGATTTGGAAACGTGCTATTGCTTCTCAAATGAGTGAAGCAGAGTTTGAAAAAACATTAGCTAAAATTTCCATATCTACGCGTAAAGAAGATTTATCGGCATCGGGTGAAGTCATGAAATTTGATGGATTCTTAAAGGTTTATTTCGAATCTACGGATGACGATCAAGATCAAACCCATGATGAAGAAAGTGATAATTCATTATTGCCACCGTTAACGACCGGGCAAGCAGTTGTGTTGAAAAGCATGAATGCGACAGAACGTTTCACCAGACCTCCTGCTCGTTATACGGAAGCGGCCCTAGTGAAAAAGTTAGAAGAACTTGGTATTGGTAGACCTTCTACCTATGCACCAACTATTTCGACGATTCAAAACCGTGGATATGTGGTAAAAGAGGAAAGGGAAGGTCGTTCGCGTGATTATCGTGTATTGACTTTGGAAAATGCTGAAATCTCTGCTGTGACTAAAACTGAAATTACGGGTGCTGAGAAAGGAAAAATGTTTCCAACAGATATCGGTATTGTGGTCAACGATTTCTTAGTTGAGCATTTTAAGGGTATTGTTGATTTTAATTTTACGGCAAAAGTAGAAAAGGAATTTGATGAGATTGCGCATGGTCTGACAGAATGGACCGATATGTTGCGCGAATTCTACGGACCTTTTCATTCGGAAGTACAGAATACGTTGGAAAATGCTGAGCGTGCGAACAATGAAAGAGAATTAGGTGTAGACCCTGTATCGGGTAAGCCTGTATCTGTGCGTATCGGTAAATTTGGTCCTTTAGTTCAGATCGGTGCACAGGATGATGAAGAGAAGCCTCGTTTTGCTTCTTTACGTAAGGGTCAAATGATCGAAACCATTACTTTTGAGGATGCTATGGAATTGTTCAAGCTTCCTAAGAAAGTAGGTGTTTTTGAAGAAAAGGAAATGACTGTTGCTATTGGACGATTTGGTCCTTATATCCGTCACGATTCTTCTTTCTATTCTTTACCAAAAGGTATTGATCCACTTGATGTGACCGAGGAAGAGTGTATTCAGATCATTAAAGAAAAGAGACAGAAGGATATTGAAAAGATTATTCGTGTTTTTGATGAAAACCCTGAAGCTCAAATCGAACAAGGTCGTTGGGGGCCATTCGTCCGTTTTGGAAAGCAAAATTTAAAAATTCCTAAAGGAATGGAAGTGGAGCAAATTACTTATGAGGATGTATTGAAATGGGCGGAAGCTGATGCACCTAAAGGTAAAGCTAAAGTAACGGCCAAAAAAACGGCCACAGCTAAGAAAGCACCGGCTAAAAAAGCTACGACAGCAAAAAAGGCGACGACAACTAAAAAAGCAGCTACAGTTAAAGCAACTAAAGCGAAATAA
- the cmk gene encoding (d)CMP kinase: MTTRHNFIIAIDGFSSCGKSTVAKALAKKLKFVFIDSGAMYRAVTLYFLREGIDVEDEAAVAQALENIHIDFIPNLEKTEIHLNDEDISDEIRQMYISDKVSEVSTIKAVRQAMVAQQQKLGRRRNIVMDGRDIGTTVFPDADMKIFMTADPQVRANRRYLELTSKGEHVTMDEIVKNLAHRDHIDSTREESPLRKADDAIILDNSYMTQEDQLTFVIEEYTKRKASK, from the coding sequence ATGACAACTAGACATAACTTTATTATTGCTATTGATGGTTTCTCTTCCTGTGGGAAAAGTACAGTAGCAAAGGCATTAGCTAAAAAATTAAAATTCGTCTTTATTGACAGCGGTGCGATGTACCGTGCTGTAACATTGTATTTCCTTAGGGAAGGGATCGATGTAGAAGATGAAGCGGCAGTTGCTCAAGCATTAGAAAATATTCATATTGACTTTATACCTAATCTGGAAAAAACAGAGATCCACCTGAATGATGAAGATATATCTGATGAGATCCGTCAGATGTATATTTCTGATAAGGTGAGTGAGGTGAGTACGATTAAAGCGGTACGTCAAGCCATGGTTGCACAGCAGCAGAAGTTGGGACGTAGGCGCAATATTGTGATGGATGGTCGTGATATTGGTACGACTGTATTTCCGGATGCAGATATGAAGATCTTTATGACTGCCGATCCGCAGGTTCGTGCAAACAGGCGTTATCTCGAATTGACCAGTAAAGGTGAGCACGTGACCATGGATGAGATTGTTAAAAATCTGGCACATCGTGATCATATCGACAGCACGCGAGAAGAGAGCCCACTACGAAAAGCTGATGATGCCATCATACTGGATAATTCATATATGACTCAAGAGGATCAGCTGACATTTGTCATTGAAGAATATACAAAAAGAAAAGCTTCCAAATAG